From a single Mycolicibacterium moriokaense genomic region:
- a CDS encoding ATP-binding cassette domain-containing protein — translation MLKEIFWISLPKAGDRSDRAVNVSKWQRWCDAAHADDVRANDEERLHRSVFNALRRDVCLALLAITVNAGCSFGAAITLKSLIQHLIQPETPLVVNLALAISCLLLTFSAWVALNHSFLLAELAGIGGRTYIEQRLLRKKNFDYRSVGFTTLFDREAARVQAAWSGAVFMALAVATIAFTTVFFFMALGPSALSALSMIFVGSTAIFWITKRLNGIYAEQSMRSAARIDVASFSLNNRLLVWLKNWNDELTRRYAHERRGEEQALKKAARLIASVNLISTLTPVIAMLAAAVTQLAVVGYVDPAGVLSAMALIGGLRSVANNVPEIVQSISQGVVGHRNVSKYLSATGRSDAESRTIELPTTSAKHIAVVGAAGSGKTSVLETAAHTMSSCAESLTVFLPDEPWVFPGGLRENLRLYRADFSDDDAREAVKLSRLPETFYTELLEGASREVNADWDVSRGQGKRLEIARAILAEPSRIFIDQPTSGLNDDLARGLLSSLLRGPWQDATVVYATDKQDEIAAAQEIWVVADGAVVDVKPNLPAPSPDPFPAATRGDTSEERTLPRQSTHGAGSDERRRPVLRSLINLGLAKIVLVAIALFLCREVLTIVGDYLTASGLSTSNARTFLVALLSVFSVSAVLSISGALLVVQSSISAATRQCVNYFTNIMSPTLDRSIPAEVHQDSQSKLTWDQRRVDEVFPVVLLRLLSAATLLVTSAAFVLSKNILVLLPFAGMCFAYWHSLRRSGGRLQDFNDRVIRTTSVLFAQVEAFTWRSSRFDFARDNSVLVSWLNESLMNHTFASMDNERAHRWFVYRLDVIGLAFLSVIVGSTVFMHAHGGVGLANVLALSLCYSLIAVFARVGIWLVELRQVLVSADRLLTRPVTIEPDRACVPLNGDGTRVSFSDVTIAAPQSNTLLLESFTDSFHRGDVVVITGASGVGKSTLAKLVVGGLQPTKGVVSTLGCTTGYVTQMHEQDVLLMTSNPVFKPGKLSEHFNDATEAELARMVDFLELDDVLARIPGGFDELVPTTGRLNLSKTELQRLALLDVLVNPPAIAILDEATSSLSSDAEQSILKAVTSALPDTLFFIITHNPSLRELGDRALHFTDERRLVEISDEIACNGHLVGSKC, via the coding sequence ATGCTGAAGGAAATCTTCTGGATTTCGCTTCCGAAAGCCGGCGATCGGTCCGATCGCGCCGTGAATGTTTCGAAGTGGCAGCGCTGGTGCGATGCGGCCCACGCCGACGACGTGCGAGCGAACGATGAGGAACGCCTACACAGATCCGTGTTCAACGCGCTCCGCAGAGATGTCTGCCTCGCGCTCTTGGCCATCACCGTCAACGCGGGTTGCTCTTTCGGGGCGGCCATCACGCTGAAATCGCTTATCCAGCATCTCATCCAGCCAGAGACACCCCTCGTGGTGAACCTGGCGCTCGCAATCAGCTGCCTGCTACTGACGTTTTCGGCTTGGGTGGCCCTCAATCACTCCTTCCTACTCGCCGAGCTTGCAGGAATAGGAGGTCGGACATACATCGAGCAGAGGCTGCTGCGAAAGAAGAATTTCGATTACCGCTCAGTCGGCTTCACGACGTTGTTCGACCGTGAAGCAGCGCGTGTCCAAGCCGCATGGTCGGGCGCCGTGTTCATGGCTCTCGCAGTCGCAACGATAGCTTTCACCACCGTATTCTTCTTCATGGCGTTGGGGCCGAGTGCGTTGTCAGCCCTGTCGATGATCTTTGTCGGTTCGACCGCAATCTTCTGGATCACCAAGCGATTGAACGGAATCTACGCCGAACAATCCATGCGTTCGGCGGCTCGCATCGATGTCGCCTCGTTCTCATTGAACAACAGGCTGCTTGTGTGGCTCAAGAACTGGAACGACGAACTAACTCGCCGATATGCCCACGAACGTCGTGGCGAGGAGCAGGCGCTGAAGAAGGCGGCGCGCCTGATCGCTTCGGTCAATCTCATTTCCACTCTCACGCCGGTCATCGCCATGCTTGCCGCCGCGGTCACACAGCTAGCCGTTGTTGGGTACGTGGACCCGGCCGGTGTGTTGTCGGCAATGGCTCTGATCGGTGGCCTGAGATCGGTCGCCAACAACGTCCCGGAAATTGTGCAGAGCATTTCTCAAGGCGTCGTCGGCCACCGCAACGTATCGAAGTACCTGTCCGCTACCGGTCGATCGGACGCCGAGTCCAGAACGATAGAGCTACCAACGACGTCTGCGAAGCACATTGCAGTTGTCGGTGCTGCTGGGAGCGGGAAAACATCGGTGTTGGAAACCGCCGCTCACACGATGAGCAGCTGCGCCGAGAGCTTGACCGTGTTCCTCCCGGACGAGCCGTGGGTTTTCCCGGGCGGACTCCGCGAGAATCTGCGCCTTTACCGCGCCGACTTTTCCGATGACGACGCACGGGAAGCTGTCAAACTGTCCAGGCTGCCCGAGACCTTCTATACCGAGTTGCTCGAGGGCGCCTCTCGAGAAGTGAATGCCGACTGGGATGTCTCCCGCGGGCAGGGCAAGCGTCTTGAAATCGCTCGCGCGATACTGGCGGAGCCATCGCGTATTTTCATCGACCAGCCAACGTCGGGGCTGAACGACGACCTTGCACGTGGATTGCTGAGTTCGCTGCTTCGGGGACCGTGGCAGGACGCGACGGTTGTCTATGCCACGGACAAGCAGGACGAGATCGCCGCTGCGCAGGAGATTTGGGTGGTGGCGGACGGCGCCGTTGTGGACGTCAAACCGAACCTGCCTGCTCCTAGCCCGGATCCTTTCCCGGCCGCGACGCGAGGCGACACTTCCGAGGAACGCACACTTCCTCGCCAAAGTACTCATGGCGCGGGCTCCGACGAGCGTCGGCGGCCGGTGCTTCGGAGCCTGATCAACTTGGGGTTGGCCAAGATCGTGCTCGTTGCCATCGCTCTGTTCCTGTGCCGGGAAGTCCTGACGATCGTCGGCGATTACCTCACGGCGAGTGGCCTTTCCACCTCAAACGCACGAACATTCCTGGTAGCGTTGCTGAGCGTATTTTCGGTCAGCGCTGTCCTGTCGATTTCCGGTGCGCTCTTGGTCGTACAAAGCAGTATCAGCGCGGCGACTCGACAGTGCGTCAACTACTTCACGAATATCATGAGTCCGACGCTCGACAGATCGATACCAGCGGAGGTCCACCAGGACAGCCAGAGCAAGCTCACTTGGGATCAGCGGCGTGTCGACGAAGTCTTCCCCGTAGTCCTGCTCCGTTTACTGTCCGCGGCAACGCTTCTCGTCACGAGCGCCGCTTTCGTTCTGAGCAAGAACATTCTCGTGCTACTGCCTTTCGCCGGAATGTGCTTCGCCTACTGGCACAGTTTGAGGCGATCAGGAGGCCGACTGCAAGACTTCAACGACCGGGTGATCAGAACTACTTCAGTACTGTTCGCGCAGGTCGAGGCCTTCACATGGAGGTCGAGCAGATTCGATTTCGCGAGGGACAACTCGGTTCTGGTGAGTTGGCTGAATGAAAGTCTGATGAACCACACATTCGCGTCCATGGACAACGAGAGGGCGCACCGATGGTTTGTCTACAGGCTCGACGTGATCGGCTTGGCGTTCCTTTCGGTCATCGTGGGTTCTACGGTGTTCATGCACGCACACGGTGGCGTTGGCTTGGCCAATGTGCTCGCATTGAGCCTCTGCTACAGCCTGATTGCCGTCTTCGCACGCGTCGGGATATGGCTCGTGGAGCTCAGGCAGGTACTCGTCAGTGCGGATCGCCTGCTTACCCGTCCCGTCACCATCGAACCCGACCGTGCCTGTGTACCTTTGAACGGCGACGGCACACGTGTGTCATTTTCGGACGTCACCATCGCTGCACCGCAATCGAATACGTTGCTGCTCGAGAGTTTCACGGACTCGTTCCATCGAGGTGACGTCGTGGTGATCACGGGTGCGAGTGGAGTGGGCAAGTCGACGCTCGCGAAACTCGTTGTCGGCGGTCTGCAGCCGACGAAAGGCGTCGTATCCACTTTGGGCTGTACGACGGGCTACGTGACGCAGATGCACGAACAAGACGTACTTCTGATGACGTCGAATCCGGTCTTCAAGCCGGGGAAACTGTCGGAACACTTCAACGACGCGACGGAAGCAGAATTGGCTCGGATGGTTGATTTCCTTGAATTGGACGACGTCCTTGCGCGCATTCCCGGGGGATTCGACGAGTTGGTGCCCACGACCGGCCGGCTCAACCTGAGCAAGACGGAGTTGCAACGGCTGGCGTTGTTGGATGTGCTGGTCAACCCGCCCGCGATCGCCATTTTGGATGAAGCGACGTCGTCTTTGAGCTCGGATGCCGAGCAGTCGATTTTGAAGGCGGTGACGTCCGCATTGCCGGACACGCTCTTCTTCATCATCACTCACAACCCCAGCCTGCGTGAACTGGGCGACCGGGCGCTTCACTTCACCGACGAACGACGCCTCGTCGAGATTTCTGACGAGATCGCCTGCAACGGTCATTTGGTGGGATCGAAATGCTAG